The Ranitomeya variabilis isolate aRanVar5 chromosome 7, aRanVar5.hap1, whole genome shotgun sequence genome includes a window with the following:
- the LOC143785653 gene encoding lysosomal dipeptide transporter MFSD1-like isoform X2 translates to MAVPAEEAYYRFVVLFFNCLLTFGSYFCFDIPSVLQDQFQGNLTCANGSSYGNSSCVEGLGMTPEQYNLLYAIYAWTNALVVILAGFLIDKLGNRFGLFLFSSLTVVGSSIFALGSHFKGSPYLLPLMLTGRLLFGSGNGSLTIVQNRITAFWFKGKELALAFGLTLSFSRLGSVLNFFLTRRFEDHFGIQWTLWGGTILCVLGLLSAITVSILDKLGMKQLGLDGSIQEESKKVRVQDIRRLPLRYWLLVLTIMFFYNGVFPFVADASKFIQDKYDGYDQQTASYIAGAVYDSSLVLSAAVGILIDYVGMRGLLAVLCAVLTLPVFALLAFTFVPPLVSTLWLGVTYSFAAASMWPSIPLVVPQATLGTAMGLATSVQMIGIGISNLIVGRILGTKSSEAKIPLWRWQQMMIFMLANTIACIFTSIILNIVDQKQGGILNKMTKKKPQTEPQEESDRTPIINEEDDQRSIN, encoded by the exons ATGGCGGTGCCGGCAGAGGAGG CCTATTACCGGTTCGTGGTGCTGTTCTTTAATTGTCTGCTCACGTTCGGTTCCTATTTCTGCTTTGACATTCCCAGCGTGCTCCAGGACCAGTTCCAGGGG AACCTGACATGTGCAAATGGGAGCAGCTATGGTAACAGCAGCTGTGTGGAGGGGCTCGGCATGACCCCAGAGCAATACAACCTGTTATATGCCATCTACGCCTGGAC GAACGCCTTGGTTGTTATCTTGGCTGGATTCCTCATAGATAAGCTAGGGAACAGAT TCGGCCTGTTCCTGTTTTCTTCATTGACTGTTGTGGGCTCCTCCATATTCGCCTTGGGGTCACACTTTAAAGGAAGTCCGTACCTGCTGCCGCTGATGTTGACAGGACGCCTGCTGTTCGGCTCGGGGAACGGATCACTGACTA TTGTTCAGAACCGGATCACAGCCTTCTGGTTTAAAGGGAAAGAGCTGGCTCTGGCGTTCGGGCTGACCCTGTCCTTCTCCAGATTGGGAAGTGTTCTCAATTTCTTCCTCACTCGGCGGTTTGAAGATCACTTTGGAATCCAGTGGACACTTTGGGGAG GAACCATACTGTGCGTCCTTGGCTTATTATCTGCCATTACTGTCAGTATTCTGGATAAACTGGGAATGAAGCAGCTCGGACTGGACGGATCAATTCAGGAAGAATCCAAGAAAGTG cgagtCCAGGACATTCGCAGATTGCCGTTACGTTACTGGCTCTTGGTTCTGACGATCATGTTTTTCTACAATGGGGTATTCCCGTTTGTGGCTGATGCCAG CAAATTTATTCAAGACAAGTATGATGGCTATGATCAGCAGACGGCGTCCTATATCGCTGGGGCCGTGTATGACAGTTCTTTGGTGCTGTCTGCGGCTGTAGGAATATTAATT GACTATGTAGGAATGAGGGGTCTGCTGgcggtgctctgtgctgtactCACATTGCCAGTGTTTGCTCTGCTGGCGTTCACCTTTGTCCCCCCGCTGGTGTCCACCTTATGGCTTGGAGTCACTTACTCTTTTGCAGCG GCGAGCATGTGGCCATCCATCCCTCTTGTAGTTCCACAAGCTACTCTGGGAACCGCCATGGGTCTCGCCACCTCCGTGCAGATGATTGGCATCGGGATTTCTAATCTTatcgttggcagaattcttggtacCAAATCTAG TGAAGCAAAGATTCCTTTGTGGCGATGGCAACAAATGATGATTTTCATGCTGGCAAATACCATTGCTTGTATCTTCACTTCTATAATCTTAAATATCGTGGATCAAAAACAG GGAGGAATATTGAACAAAATGACAAAGAAGAAACCTCAAACAGAGCCACAGGAGGAGTCCGACAGAACACCAATAATTAACGAAGAGGATGACCAGAGGTCTATTAACTAG
- the LOC143785653 gene encoding lysosomal dipeptide transporter MFSD1-like isoform X1, whose product MAVPAEEAYYRFVVLFFNCLLTFGSYFCFDIPSVLQDQFQGNLTCANGSSYGNSSCVEGLGMTPEQYNLLYAIYAWTNALVVILAGFLIDKLGNRFGLFLFSSLTVVGSSIFALGSHFKGSPYLLPLMLTGRLLFGSGNGSLTIVQNRITAFWFKGKELALAFGLTLSFSRLGSVLNFFLTRRFEDHFGIQWTLWGGTILCVLGLLSAITVSILDKLGMKQLGLDGSIQEESKKVRVQDIRRLPLRYWLLVLTIMFFYNGVFPFVADASKFIQDKYDGYDQQTASYIAGAVYDSSLVLSAAVGILIDYVGMRGLLAVLCAVLTLPVFALLAFTFVPPLVSTLWLGVTYSFAAASMWPSIPLVVPQATLGTAMGLATSVQMIGIGISNLIVGRILGTKSSSEAKIPLWRWQQMMIFMLANTIACIFTSIILNIVDQKQGGILNKMTKKKPQTEPQEESDRTPIINEEDDQRSIN is encoded by the exons ATGGCGGTGCCGGCAGAGGAGG CCTATTACCGGTTCGTGGTGCTGTTCTTTAATTGTCTGCTCACGTTCGGTTCCTATTTCTGCTTTGACATTCCCAGCGTGCTCCAGGACCAGTTCCAGGGG AACCTGACATGTGCAAATGGGAGCAGCTATGGTAACAGCAGCTGTGTGGAGGGGCTCGGCATGACCCCAGAGCAATACAACCTGTTATATGCCATCTACGCCTGGAC GAACGCCTTGGTTGTTATCTTGGCTGGATTCCTCATAGATAAGCTAGGGAACAGAT TCGGCCTGTTCCTGTTTTCTTCATTGACTGTTGTGGGCTCCTCCATATTCGCCTTGGGGTCACACTTTAAAGGAAGTCCGTACCTGCTGCCGCTGATGTTGACAGGACGCCTGCTGTTCGGCTCGGGGAACGGATCACTGACTA TTGTTCAGAACCGGATCACAGCCTTCTGGTTTAAAGGGAAAGAGCTGGCTCTGGCGTTCGGGCTGACCCTGTCCTTCTCCAGATTGGGAAGTGTTCTCAATTTCTTCCTCACTCGGCGGTTTGAAGATCACTTTGGAATCCAGTGGACACTTTGGGGAG GAACCATACTGTGCGTCCTTGGCTTATTATCTGCCATTACTGTCAGTATTCTGGATAAACTGGGAATGAAGCAGCTCGGACTGGACGGATCAATTCAGGAAGAATCCAAGAAAGTG cgagtCCAGGACATTCGCAGATTGCCGTTACGTTACTGGCTCTTGGTTCTGACGATCATGTTTTTCTACAATGGGGTATTCCCGTTTGTGGCTGATGCCAG CAAATTTATTCAAGACAAGTATGATGGCTATGATCAGCAGACGGCGTCCTATATCGCTGGGGCCGTGTATGACAGTTCTTTGGTGCTGTCTGCGGCTGTAGGAATATTAATT GACTATGTAGGAATGAGGGGTCTGCTGgcggtgctctgtgctgtactCACATTGCCAGTGTTTGCTCTGCTGGCGTTCACCTTTGTCCCCCCGCTGGTGTCCACCTTATGGCTTGGAGTCACTTACTCTTTTGCAGCG GCGAGCATGTGGCCATCCATCCCTCTTGTAGTTCCACAAGCTACTCTGGGAACCGCCATGGGTCTCGCCACCTCCGTGCAGATGATTGGCATCGGGATTTCTAATCTTatcgttggcagaattcttggtacCAAATCTAG CAGTGAAGCAAAGATTCCTTTGTGGCGATGGCAACAAATGATGATTTTCATGCTGGCAAATACCATTGCTTGTATCTTCACTTCTATAATCTTAAATATCGTGGATCAAAAACAG GGAGGAATATTGAACAAAATGACAAAGAAGAAACCTCAAACAGAGCCACAGGAGGAGTCCGACAGAACACCAATAATTAACGAAGAGGATGACCAGAGGTCTATTAACTAG